The proteins below are encoded in one region of Sphingobacterium sp. R2:
- a CDS encoding cation:proton antiporter, whose amino-acid sequence MNKTFEHISHAFEAPLQNPVLIFSLVLFIILLSPIVLRPIKVPGIIGLIISGVIIGPHGLNWLEKNSAITLFSTIGLLYIMFIAGLELDMNEFKKTKNKSLLFGFLTFIVPISIGYPVCHLLLGYGVLPSLLISSMFATHTLVSYPIVNSYGISKMEAVAITIGGTILTDTAVLIILAVITGVSQGNIGNEFWITLAISFAIFLFIMFGVIPRIAKWFFERLGSEKTSNYIFVLSVVFFAAFLAEIAGLEPIIGAFVAGLALNKLIPHSSALMNRIEFIGNAIFIPFFLISVGMIVDVSVILKGPQALIIAGTLTVVAIVGKYVAAWLTQIVFKYSRGQRNLIFGLSSAHAAATLAVIMVGHKNGIIDENVLNGTILLILVTCIVATVVTGNASRKVVMDGEQDEEHTDIVKEKDENILISIANMDNMEPILDFSTYIKSKKCSYPVSIVSVVKDNEQAQLNMSKARKNLDNMVRYASGSETSVTISATIDLNIASGVARSAKEVSANCIVLGWPSAANFMDKFVGEKTESILNRTSANVMLCHFKKPFISNKSIIVFAPPMCEAEFGFEYWLEKVVKLAQELSIPITFVVDERSAAAIEEYLVELKNSVPVTFKHYNAWDNLQGLKAFKEEGAMIIFVSARNGEVSYRDSLDGVAKKLDRIYANENLVLVFPSRIENAHIDEYEDVEAAPIFRKISKEIGNMFNKG is encoded by the coding sequence ATGAATAAAACTTTTGAGCATATTTCCCACGCTTTCGAAGCGCCTTTACAAAATCCTGTACTTATATTTTCTCTGGTACTTTTTATTATACTATTATCACCTATTGTACTACGCCCGATTAAGGTTCCGGGTATTATAGGATTGATTATATCGGGTGTGATTATTGGCCCGCATGGACTAAATTGGCTGGAAAAAAATTCGGCTATTACATTATTTTCAACAATAGGTCTTCTCTATATCATGTTTATCGCCGGGCTCGAGTTAGATATGAATGAATTTAAAAAGACCAAGAACAAAAGTCTGCTTTTTGGCTTCCTCACATTCATTGTTCCGATCAGCATTGGTTATCCGGTCTGTCACTTATTACTCGGATACGGTGTATTGCCAAGTTTGTTGATTTCGAGTATGTTCGCTACCCACACATTGGTTTCCTATCCCATTGTAAACAGTTATGGTATTTCGAAAATGGAAGCTGTTGCCATTACGATCGGTGGAACAATCCTGACGGATACGGCTGTGTTAATTATACTCGCTGTCATTACGGGAGTGTCTCAGGGGAATATTGGAAATGAGTTTTGGATAACGCTGGCAATTTCCTTCGCTATCTTCCTGTTTATCATGTTTGGTGTTATTCCACGCATTGCAAAATGGTTTTTTGAACGTCTGGGGAGTGAAAAGACCTCCAATTATATTTTTGTTCTTTCCGTGGTATTTTTTGCTGCTTTTTTAGCTGAAATTGCGGGCCTCGAACCTATTATTGGAGCATTCGTGGCAGGTTTGGCACTGAACAAACTGATTCCTCATTCTTCCGCTTTGATGAATCGGATTGAGTTTATTGGAAATGCAATTTTCATTCCCTTTTTCTTGATATCGGTAGGGATGATTGTCGATGTGAGTGTGATTCTGAAAGGTCCACAAGCGCTTATAATCGCGGGGACGCTCACGGTTGTGGCGATCGTCGGGAAATATGTGGCGGCCTGGTTGACACAGATTGTTTTTAAATATAGCCGTGGTCAGCGCAATCTAATATTTGGGTTGAGTAGTGCACATGCTGCGGCAACATTGGCTGTTATCATGGTTGGCCATAAGAATGGAATTATTGATGAAAACGTACTCAATGGAACGATCTTGTTGATTTTGGTTACCTGCATTGTCGCAACAGTGGTTACGGGGAATGCTTCACGTAAAGTGGTGATGGACGGAGAACAGGATGAAGAACATACCGATATAGTGAAGGAAAAAGACGAAAACATTCTCATATCGATCGCTAATATGGATAATATGGAGCCTATTCTTGATTTTTCAACCTACATTAAGAGTAAGAAGTGTTCGTATCCCGTTAGTATTGTTTCGGTTGTGAAGGATAACGAACAGGCACAATTGAACATGTCAAAGGCACGGAAAAATCTGGATAACATGGTGCGTTATGCCTCTGGAAGTGAGACAAGTGTTACTATCAGTGCAACAATAGACTTGAATATTGCCAGCGGCGTGGCGAGGTCTGCAAAGGAAGTTTCTGCCAACTGTATTGTTTTGGGCTGGCCGAGTGCGGCCAATTTTATGGATAAGTTTGTCGGGGAGAAAACGGAAAGTATTTTAAATCGAACTTCAGCGAATGTAATGTTATGTCATTTTAAAAAACCCTTTATCTCCAACAAGTCTATTATCGTTTTTGCCCCGCCGATGTGTGAGGCCGAATTTGGTTTTGAGTACTGGCTGGAAAAGGTTGTCAAGCTTGCTCAGGAATTGTCCATTCCCATCACTTTTGTTGTCGATGAGCGCTCTGCTGCCGCGATTGAAGAATATCTTGTCGAGTTGAAAAATTCTGTTCCCGTTACTTTTAAACATTACAATGCCTGGGACAATTTGCAGGGGCTTAAAGCGTTTAAGGAAGAAGGGGCGATGATCATTTTCGTTTCTGCCAGAAATGGTGAAGTTTCTTATCGCGATTCATTGGATGGCGTAGCAAAGAAATTAGATCGGATATATGCAAACGAAAATCTTGTTTTGGTGTTCCCTAGTAGAATTGAAAATGCACACATCGATGAGTATGAAGATGTAGAAGCTGCTCCAATCTTTAGAAAGATTAGCAAAGAAATTGGAAATATGTTTAACAAGGGATAG
- the icd gene encoding NADP-dependent isocitrate dehydrogenase, with protein MSNKITMSSEGVLQVPDFPTIPFIIGDGIGPDLWHAAVRVFDKAVEKEYGGQRKITWKEVLAGEKAFKETGEWLPKETLNILKEYLVGIKGPLTTPVGGGIRSLNVALRKDLDLYVCQRPTKWFRGVPSPVKHPEYVDMVIFRENTEDIYAGIEFQAGTAEANKLQDFLHDELDIDYGFSATTGVGVKLVSEEGSKRLVRAAIAHAIHQSLPSVTIVHKGNIMKFTEGAFKLWGYDVAEKEFSDHTYTWGQWERTKADKGEEVANQEQKDALESGKILIKDIIADNFLQQILLNPRDFSVVATLNLNGDYISDALAAMVGGIGIAPGANINFKTGHAVFEATHGTAPRFANTDTMNPSSVILSGVMLLQYLGWNEAADAIVRALGETIMAKTVTIDFYNLMDDATLVKTSEFADRMIEKI; from the coding sequence ATGTCAAATAAGATTACAATGTCAAGCGAAGGCGTCTTGCAGGTGCCAGATTTCCCAACAATTCCTTTTATTATTGGTGACGGTATAGGTCCTGACCTTTGGCATGCGGCCGTTCGTGTGTTCGATAAGGCGGTAGAAAAAGAGTATGGTGGACAGCGTAAAATAACATGGAAAGAGGTGTTGGCAGGAGAAAAGGCCTTCAAAGAAACGGGTGAATGGCTACCAAAAGAAACGTTGAATATATTGAAAGAATATCTGGTTGGCATCAAAGGACCGTTAACAACACCGGTTGGGGGCGGTATTCGTTCGTTAAATGTTGCATTGCGCAAGGATCTGGATCTGTATGTTTGTCAGCGTCCTACCAAATGGTTTAGAGGAGTTCCTTCACCTGTTAAACATCCGGAATATGTGGATATGGTTATCTTTCGGGAAAATACGGAGGATATTTATGCGGGAATAGAATTTCAGGCGGGTACAGCTGAAGCGAATAAACTTCAGGATTTTTTGCACGATGAGCTTGATATCGACTATGGATTTTCGGCGACAACAGGAGTCGGCGTTAAATTAGTTTCTGAGGAAGGGTCTAAGCGATTGGTTCGCGCAGCTATAGCACACGCTATTCATCAAAGTTTACCTTCCGTGACGATCGTTCACAAAGGGAATATCATGAAGTTTACCGAGGGGGCATTTAAGTTATGGGGCTATGATGTTGCTGAGAAGGAATTTTCCGATCATACCTATACCTGGGGGCAATGGGAGCGCACAAAGGCTGATAAGGGTGAGGAGGTTGCCAATCAAGAACAGAAAGATGCCCTAGAATCGGGAAAAATTTTAATTAAAGATATCATCGCGGATAATTTTTTACAGCAAATTCTGCTCAATCCACGTGATTTTTCGGTGGTCGCTACCTTAAATCTGAATGGTGATTATATTTCAGATGCTTTGGCAGCAATGGTAGGGGGGATAGGTATAGCCCCCGGGGCAAATATTAATTTTAAGACTGGGCATGCCGTTTTTGAAGCGACCCATGGTACTGCGCCAAGATTTGCCAATACCGATACCATGAACCCCTCATCGGTGATTTTGAGCGGTGTCATGCTGTTGCAATACCTGGGTTGGAATGAGGCTGCGGACGCCATTGTTAGGGCCTTGGGCGAGACAATAATGGCCAAGACGGTGACGATAGATTTTTATAATTTGATGGATGATGCCACATTAGTCAAAACAAGTGAATTTGCAGATCGGATGATTGAAAAAATTTAA
- the serC gene encoding 3-phosphoserine/phosphohydroxythreonine transaminase encodes MKHNFGAGPCILPKEVFQQASEAVIDFNNTGLSILEISHRSKEFEAVIDEATQLVRELLAVPQGYSILFLQGGASLQFAMAPLNLLPEGGKAAYLDTGVWATKALKEAKKFGTVDVVASSIDKNYSYIPKGYTIPTDAAYFHYTANNTIYGTEVFEKPATTLPVVVDMSSDIFSREINVADYDLIYAGAQKNMGPAGVTLVIVKDDILGKSGRVLPSMLDYQLQIAGGSMYNTPPVYSIFVSMLNLRWLKAKGGVPVLEQENIIKARALYDEIDRNPLFKGTAAVEDRSRMNVTFVMDTPELEAEFLALAKERNLIGIKGHRSVGGFRASIYNALPLSSVNALIDAMKEFEDTHTA; translated from the coding sequence ATGAAACATAATTTTGGAGCAGGTCCATGTATTCTGCCAAAGGAAGTATTTCAACAAGCCTCAGAAGCTGTAATTGATTTTAACAACACAGGTTTATCAATTTTAGAGATCTCTCACCGTTCCAAAGAGTTTGAAGCAGTGATCGATGAAGCAACACAATTAGTAAGAGAGTTATTGGCAGTACCGCAAGGATATTCGATTCTTTTCCTTCAGGGTGGCGCCAGCTTGCAGTTTGCGATGGCACCTTTGAATCTTTTACCTGAAGGAGGTAAGGCTGCTTATTTGGATACTGGTGTGTGGGCGACAAAAGCATTAAAAGAAGCTAAAAAATTCGGTACAGTAGATGTTGTCGCTTCGTCGATTGATAAAAATTATTCCTACATCCCTAAGGGATATACCATCCCAACAGATGCTGCATATTTTCATTATACAGCTAACAATACTATTTATGGTACTGAAGTCTTTGAAAAGCCTGCTACGACGTTGCCAGTAGTGGTGGATATGTCTTCAGATATTTTCTCACGGGAAATCAACGTTGCAGATTACGATTTGATCTATGCAGGAGCGCAAAAAAATATGGGGCCTGCTGGCGTTACACTTGTCATTGTCAAAGATGATATTCTAGGTAAGTCAGGACGTGTTCTTCCATCGATGTTGGATTATCAATTGCAGATAGCTGGTGGTTCAATGTATAATACACCGCCTGTATACTCCATCTTTGTTTCGATGTTGAACCTACGCTGGTTAAAAGCAAAAGGTGGTGTGCCTGTATTGGAACAAGAGAATATCATCAAAGCACGTGCTTTATACGATGAAATCGACCGTAACCCATTGTTCAAAGGTACTGCAGCTGTTGAAGATCGTTCACGCATGAATGTTACTTTTGTAATGGATACACCAGAGTTGGAAGCTGAATTTTTGGCTTTGGCAAAAGAGCGTAATTTGATCGGAATCAAAGGTCACCGTTCCGTAGGTGGATTTAGAGCTTCTATCTACAATGCGCTGCCATTAAGTAGTGTAAACGCACTGATTGATGCCATGAAAGAATTTGAAGACACGCATACGGCCTAA
- a CDS encoding D-2-hydroxyacid dehydrogenase, translated as MKILANDGIDPLGKKMLEDAGHSVDTTHIPQEELPEKLLAYDAITVRSATKVRQALIDGCPNLKVIGRGGVGMDNIDVDYARSKGIAVVNTPAASSLSVAELVFAHLLNGVRFLYDSNRKMPVEGNTKFGALKKAYGAGTELRGKTIGIVGFGRIGREVAKIAIGLGMDVVYTDLFEGPETLTITLSGGIQVEVPIQQVEMDNLFKVSDFISLHVPFLDKPAIGAAEFPLLKDGVGLVNASRGGVIDELELVKALDSGKVAFAGLDVFDNEPTPREEILKHPKISLTPHIGAATNEAQERIGEELAGLLIENLKK; from the coding sequence ATGAAAATATTAGCGAATGACGGTATCGATCCACTAGGAAAGAAAATGTTGGAAGATGCAGGTCATAGTGTAGATACAACTCATATTCCGCAAGAAGAGCTTCCAGAAAAGCTCCTTGCTTATGATGCAATCACGGTACGTAGTGCAACTAAAGTACGTCAGGCCCTGATTGATGGCTGCCCTAACTTGAAAGTTATCGGCCGTGGTGGAGTAGGCATGGATAATATTGATGTAGACTATGCCCGTTCAAAAGGGATTGCTGTTGTCAATACCCCTGCAGCATCTTCTTTATCAGTTGCTGAGCTGGTTTTTGCTCACCTATTGAATGGTGTACGTTTCTTATACGATTCTAATAGAAAAATGCCTGTTGAGGGTAATACAAAATTTGGCGCCCTTAAAAAAGCTTATGGAGCTGGTACTGAGCTTCGTGGTAAAACGATCGGTATCGTTGGATTTGGTCGTATCGGTCGAGAAGTTGCCAAAATCGCCATTGGTCTGGGGATGGATGTGGTTTACACGGATTTGTTCGAAGGACCAGAAACATTGACCATAACACTTTCAGGTGGTATTCAAGTTGAGGTACCTATTCAACAAGTGGAGATGGACAACTTATTTAAAGTTTCAGATTTTATCTCTTTACACGTTCCATTTTTGGATAAACCAGCTATCGGAGCTGCAGAGTTCCCATTATTGAAAGATGGTGTTGGCTTGGTTAATGCTTCGAGAGGCGGCGTTATTGATGAGTTGGAATTAGTGAAAGCATTGGATTCGGGTAAAGTTGCATTCGCCGGTTTAGATGTATTCGATAATGAACCTACTCCACGCGAAGAGATCTTAAAACATCCAAAAATTTCGTTGACGCCACA